In the Dehalococcoidales bacterium genome, TAAATCCCCGGTTACCCCCTGCTTCTCGACCCCCTCTCCCCGTACCAACCGGAGTCAGCTAAAGGCAAAAAGCGGTCAGTAATGATTTCGCCGCCGCTCTTGTATGTTTACCGGCGGCCGGGCGAATGATAAATATATACCGGATGTCTTGGTGTGACTCCTCCCCGGTTGTACCCCCGGATAAACACGACTATGAGAGATTCGCAAAAAACCAGGAATCAGCTTCTTAATGAACTTCAGGAAGCCCGCCGTCAGCTTGAAGTGCTGGCCGCCGCGGAGGTGGAGCGCAAACAGGCGGGAGACGAGCTGAGCAAGTCCGAGGAAAAGTTTTACAAGGCTTTCCTCTCCAGCCCGGATATGATTATCATCTCCTCCATCGCCACAGGCAAATACCTGGAGGTGAATGAAAGCTTCGCGGAGATTACCGGCTACAGCCGTGAAGAGCTGATCGGCCATACCGTGGAAGACTGCAACCTCTTCGTCAATCCGGAAGAACAGCAGAGAATGATCCGCATTCTGGATGAACACGGCAGTTTTAGGAACGAAGAGTTTGTTTTCCGCGTCAGGTCCGGTGAAATCCGCCACTGGCTGTGCTCGGCGCAGATTATCAGCATTGACGGTGATGCCTGTATGATTGCCGTGGCCGTGGATGTCACGGAATCCAAGAAAATGGAGCAGGCCCTGCGGGAATCGGAAGAAAAGTTTTCCAAGGCGTTCAGCTTCAGCCCGGTGGCCATCGCCATCACCACCTTGAAGGAAGGCAAGTTTGTCGCCGTCAATGAGACGCAGTCCCGTTTCTCGGGCTACAAACCGGCGGAGTTTATCGGCCGTACGGCCCAGGAGATGGGACTCTGGGGAAAACCGGACGACCGTGAAAAAATACTGCGCCTGCTGACGGAAAGGGGGCGCATTTACAACGAAGAGATAGTTTTCCGCTCCCGGTCCGGCAGTCTGCTGACCACTTTGTTCTCCGCGGAGGTCATCAATATCAGCGGGGAAGAGTGCATGATTTCCTCGTCCCTGGACGTGACCGACCGTAAAAAAATGGAGCAGGCCCTGCGGGAATCTGAGGAAAAGTTTTCCCAGGCGTTTAACCTGAGCCCGATTGCGGTAGGCCTTATCGATATCGATGCCTCCAGGTTCGTCGAGGTCAATGACAGCTTTTTGCGCTTTACCGGCTATAGTCGGGAGGAGGTTATCGGGCGTACGCCGGAGGAACTGGAACTCTGGGTAAACCCGGCGGACTCCGGGCTGATGGATGCGAACCTGCGCAAGACCGGCGGTTTGTTCAACGCGGAAATCAAGTCCCGCATGAAATCCGGAGACATCCGCACCGGACTGTTCTCCGCTCAGACCATCACTATCGGCAGCCAGTGCCGGCTGATTCTGGTGATAACCGATATTACCGCGGAAGTTACGGCCAAAGAGGCGCTGCGGGAATCGGAGAACCGGTTTTCCATGGCGTTTCACACCAGCCCGGTGGCCATCGCCATCACCAAGCTTAAAGACGGCATCTACGTGGACGTAAATGAAAACTATATCGTTTCCACCGGCTATTCCCGGAAAGAGCTTATCGGGCATACCACACGCTCGGTCAATATCTGGGCGTCGCTGGAAGACCGCGCTAGAATGATGGCAATCGTGCAAAAACAGGGCCGGGTGCAAAACGCTGAATTTGATTTCCGTATCAAATCCGGGGAAATCCGCACCTGGCTGATATCTTTTGAACCTATCACCACCGGCGGGGAGCCCTGCCTTATCGGCGTCTCGGTTGATATTACCGAGCGCAAGCGCGCCGAGCAGGCGCTGCGGCAATCAGAAGAAAAATTCTCCAAGGCTTTCCATGCCGGTCCGCTGGCCATTTCGGTCAACAAATTCGCGGACGGATGCTTCGTGGAGGTCAATGAAAGCTTCACCGCTATTTTCGGCTTTACCCGGGAGGAGGCCATCGGCAAGACCTCCCTGGAACTGAATATCTGGCTGGACCGTCAGGACCGCGAGCACTTCGTGCAGATACTGCGCCAAGAGGGCCGCATCAGAAACCAGGAATACGTCTTCCGCAATAAGTCCGGCGGTACGCGCAACTACCTTCTTTCCGCCGAGATGATAGAATACGAAGGTGAAATCTGCGTGCTGGTGGTCACCAACGATATTACCGACTACAAGCGCATGAGGGCGCAGGTCCTGGAAGCGGAAAACCTGAAAGAGGTAGACCGTCTCCGCTCCGAGCTGCTGGCTAATGTTTCCCATGAGCTGCGCACGCCGCTGGCCAGCATCAAGGGCTTTGCCACCATGCTGCTGGACTACGGTAACCGCCTTAAGTCCCCGGAAAAAAGGGGGTACCTGGAGACTATCGATAAAAACACCGACCGCCTGGTCGAGCTAATCGAACAGTTAATAGAAATGTCCCGCATGGGCGCCGGCATGCTGTCTATCCGGAAAACTTCGGTTAATGTCTCCCAGTTGTGTAAAAGTGCCCTCAGCCAGGCCAGGAAAGAGTCGCCCGGCTATTCTTTCGTCCAGGACATCACTCCCCGCCTCCCTCGCGTTAACGCGGACGTCCAGCGTATCCGGCAGGTGCTGGACAATGTGCTGGATAACGCCGTCAAGTACTCCCGGCCCGGCGTGGAAATCACCCTGTCCGTCCGCAGGTCCGGGGAGGAAATGCTGTTCACCGTGGCCGACTGCGGTATCGGCATCCCCAAAGATGATTTGCCGCACATTTTCGAGAGGATATTCAACGCGCCGCGCCGGCAAAAATCCGCCGTGCCCGGCGCCGGACTGGGCCTGCCCATGTGCAAGGCTTTGATTACGGCGCACGGCGGCCGGATATGGATTGAGAGTGAAGAGGGCGTGGGAACGCGCTGTTTCTTTACCCTGCCCCTGAATGCGGAAGCCACGCCGGATAGCGCTGCCTGGGATTTACCGGACTAGAACTTGCCCGCCAG is a window encoding:
- a CDS encoding PAS domain S-box protein, producing the protein MRDSQKTRNQLLNELQEARRQLEVLAAAEVERKQAGDELSKSEEKFYKAFLSSPDMIIISSIATGKYLEVNESFAEITGYSREELIGHTVEDCNLFVNPEEQQRMIRILDEHGSFRNEEFVFRVRSGEIRHWLCSAQIISIDGDACMIAVAVDVTESKKMEQALRESEEKFSKAFSFSPVAIAITTLKEGKFVAVNETQSRFSGYKPAEFIGRTAQEMGLWGKPDDREKILRLLTERGRIYNEEIVFRSRSGSLLTTLFSAEVINISGEECMISSSLDVTDRKKMEQALRESEEKFSQAFNLSPIAVGLIDIDASRFVEVNDSFLRFTGYSREEVIGRTPEELELWVNPADSGLMDANLRKTGGLFNAEIKSRMKSGDIRTGLFSAQTITIGSQCRLILVITDITAEVTAKEALRESENRFSMAFHTSPVAIAITKLKDGIYVDVNENYIVSTGYSRKELIGHTTRSVNIWASLEDRARMMAIVQKQGRVQNAEFDFRIKSGEIRTWLISFEPITTGGEPCLIGVSVDITERKRAEQALRQSEEKFSKAFHAGPLAISVNKFADGCFVEVNESFTAIFGFTREEAIGKTSLELNIWLDRQDREHFVQILRQEGRIRNQEYVFRNKSGGTRNYLLSAEMIEYEGEICVLVVTNDITDYKRMRAQVLEAENLKEVDRLRSELLANVSHELRTPLASIKGFATMLLDYGNRLKSPEKRGYLETIDKNTDRLVELIEQLIEMSRMGAGMLSIRKTSVNVSQLCKSALSQARKESPGYSFVQDITPRLPRVNADVQRIRQVLDNVLDNAVKYSRPGVEITLSVRRSGEEMLFTVADCGIGIPKDDLPHIFERIFNAPRRQKSAVPGAGLGLPMCKALITAHGGRIWIESEEGVGTRCFFTLPLNAEATPDSAAWDLPD